In Malania oleifera isolate guangnan ecotype guangnan chromosome 8, ASM2987363v1, whole genome shotgun sequence, a single window of DNA contains:
- the LOC131162919 gene encoding NEDD8-conjugating enzyme Ubc12 isoform X2, protein MAPTSDISELNLPKSCSISFPNGKDDLMNFEVTVRPDEGYYFGGIFVFSFQVSPMYPHEAPKVKCKTKVYHPNIDLEGNVCLNILREDWKPVLNINTVIYGLFHLFTQPNHEDPLNPDAAAVLRDNPKMFASNVKRAMAGGYVGQTFFARCI, encoded by the exons ATGGCGCCCACATCTG ATATAAGTGAGTTGAACCTACccaaatcatgtagcatatcttTCCCCAATGGAAAGGATGATCTAATGAACTTTGAGGTCACCGTTCGACCTGATGAAGGATATTATTT TGGTGGAATATTTGTGTTCTCATTCCAAGTTTCCCCTATGTATCCTCATGAGGCTCCGAAGGTCAAGTGCAAGACAAAG GTCTACCACCCTAATATCGACTTAGAAGGGAATGTCTGCCTCAACATTCTTCGAGAAGACTGGAAGCCTGTCCTGAATATAAACACTGTGATTTATGGGCTCTTTCATCTATTCACG CAACCCAATCACGAGGATCCCCTCAATCCCGATGCAGCAGCAGTACTGAGGGACAACCCGAAGATGTTTGCATCCAATGTGAAGAGGGCAATGGCTGGTGGGTATGTAGGTCAGACATTCTTCGCACGGTGCATATAG
- the LOC131162919 gene encoding NEDD8-conjugating enzyme Ubc12 isoform X1: MIKLFKVKEKQREIAENANGKAPVKKQSAGELRLHKDISELNLPKSCSISFPNGKDDLMNFEVTVRPDEGYYFGGIFVFSFQVSPMYPHEAPKVKCKTKVYHPNIDLEGNVCLNILREDWKPVLNINTVIYGLFHLFTQPNHEDPLNPDAAAVLRDNPKMFASNVKRAMAGGYVGQTFFARCI, translated from the exons ATGATTAAACTGTTCAAAGTAAAGGAAAAGCAGAGGGAAATAGCTGAAAATGCAAATGGAAAGGCTCCAGTGAAGAAGCAAAGTGCAGGGGAACTGCGTCTTCATAAAG ATATAAGTGAGTTGAACCTACccaaatcatgtagcatatcttTCCCCAATGGAAAGGATGATCTAATGAACTTTGAGGTCACCGTTCGACCTGATGAAGGATATTATTT TGGTGGAATATTTGTGTTCTCATTCCAAGTTTCCCCTATGTATCCTCATGAGGCTCCGAAGGTCAAGTGCAAGACAAAG GTCTACCACCCTAATATCGACTTAGAAGGGAATGTCTGCCTCAACATTCTTCGAGAAGACTGGAAGCCTGTCCTGAATATAAACACTGTGATTTATGGGCTCTTTCATCTATTCACG CAACCCAATCACGAGGATCCCCTCAATCCCGATGCAGCAGCAGTACTGAGGGACAACCCGAAGATGTTTGCATCCAATGTGAAGAGGGCAATGGCTGGTGGGTATGTAGGTCAGACATTCTTCGCACGGTGCATATAG